The Kordia sp. SMS9 genome window below encodes:
- a CDS encoding T9SS type A sorting domain-containing protein, with protein sequence MEILSRSSSTTATVSNLYDVDRIGNTIFLASSYYRDVMLIGPRLNNLSLDSSISLWLGRGSTNSVFNYLEYGFMTDPDDHSTFTVLGDVSPTFQMTQYFANVSNYNESYGKNFAIRVRNRSIYMDDFEYSNPLSIDELKESMISIYPNPTKDMLFIQCKSPINRIAILDTNGRLLKSESFSNSKKEYQTDLKDLSTGIYFMKIQTDSGILTHKIVKE encoded by the coding sequence TTGGAGATTTTATCGAGAAGTTCGTCTACAACTGCTACAGTTAGTAATTTATACGATGTTGATAGAATAGGAAATACAATTTTCTTGGCCTCAAGTTATTATAGAGATGTAATGCTAATAGGACCTAGATTAAATAATTTATCTTTAGATAGTTCTATTTCTTTGTGGTTAGGAAGAGGAAGTACAAATTCAGTTTTTAATTATTTGGAATATGGTTTTATGACAGATCCTGACGATCATTCCACATTTACTGTTTTAGGAGATGTCTCACCAACGTTCCAAATGACTCAATATTTTGCAAACGTATCTAATTATAACGAATCTTACGGGAAAAATTTCGCTATAAGGGTAAGAAATAGATCAATATACATGGATGATTTTGAATATAGTAACCCATTATCAATTGATGAACTTAAAGAAAGCATGATTTCAATATATCCAAATCCAACAAAAGATATGCTTTTTATCCAATGCAAATCGCCTATAAATAGGATCGCTATTTTAGATACAAATGGTAGGTTACTAAAATCAGAGTCTTTTTCAAATTCTAAAAAAGAATATCAAACAGATTTGAAAGATTTGTCTACGGGTATATATTTCATGAAAATTCAAACCGATTCAGGAATTCTAACCCATAAAATAGTCAAAGAATAA
- the gwsS gene encoding grasp-with-spasm system SPASM domain peptide maturase codes for MKLVLHKSCVPVKGHSRSLICDLRRHQIKFIPNSLFEILSNYQGKTIEEIKAIYKNEYDETIDEYFAFLVEHEFVFFSQHIEMFKALNTSYSNSAPVTNAVIDCSERNESSIQKIISQLTELRCLAIQFRFFESFSMINLIETLEFIKKIESTITSIECLVKYNDAIKETKFLDVLKLYPRLMKIVIYNAKEDKVTISDFNDNAAVIYSKKDINSEKNCGVIHRNYFSINMSTYTESVNHNSCLHRKISIDREGNIKNCPSMQQIFGNIKDTKLQEALEHQNFKKYWNITKDQIEVCKDCEFRYICTDCRAYKESPENDYAKPLKCGYNPYTNEWTEWSINPLKQNAIEYYGMQELVKTND; via the coding sequence ATGAAATTAGTACTACATAAAAGTTGTGTTCCAGTCAAAGGGCACTCCAGGTCATTGATTTGTGATTTGCGAAGACACCAGATAAAATTTATTCCGAACTCGTTATTTGAAATTTTATCAAACTATCAGGGCAAAACCATCGAAGAAATCAAAGCTATTTACAAAAATGAATATGATGAAACCATCGATGAATATTTTGCATTTCTTGTAGAACATGAGTTTGTTTTTTTTTCGCAACATATAGAAATGTTCAAAGCATTAAATACTTCTTACTCCAATAGCGCACCAGTAACCAATGCAGTGATAGATTGTAGTGAACGAAATGAAAGTTCCATACAAAAAATTATTTCTCAACTTACTGAGCTAAGATGCTTAGCAATTCAATTTAGATTTTTTGAATCTTTTTCTATGATTAATTTGATAGAAACGCTTGAGTTCATAAAAAAAATAGAATCTACCATCACATCCATTGAATGTTTAGTAAAATACAACGATGCTATTAAAGAGACTAAATTTTTAGATGTACTTAAATTATACCCAAGGTTAATGAAAATTGTAATCTATAATGCCAAAGAAGATAAAGTTACAATTAGCGACTTTAATGACAACGCAGCCGTTATATACTCAAAAAAAGATATCAATTCAGAGAAAAATTGTGGAGTAATCCATAGGAATTATTTTTCTATAAACATGTCAACGTATACTGAGTCAGTAAACCATAATTCATGCCTTCATCGTAAAATCTCAATCGATAGAGAAGGAAATATAAAAAATTGTCCAAGTATGCAGCAAATCTTTGGCAACATAAAAGACACAAAATTACAAGAAGCTTTAGAACATCAAAACTTCAAAAAATACTGGAATATTACCAAAGATCAAATAGAAGTATGTAAAGATTGTGAGTTCAGATACATTTGTACAGATTGCAGAGCGTATAAGGAAAGTCCAGAAAATGATTATGCCAAACCTTTAAAATGTGGATACAATCCATATACTAATGAATGGACGGAATGGAGTATAAATCCTTTAAAACAAAATGCCATTGAATATTACGGGATGCAAGAATTGGTGAAAACTAATGATTAA